From the genome of Legionella beliardensis:
ATGCGTATAACAACTCAAATATTACCAACACCCAGTACGGCTGGGTGGATTGCGCCTGCGAAGGTTACAGCGCATGTTAATTTATGGAATCTCTATGGTGCACCTGCTGAAAATAGACGAGTGGGCGCAAAAATTCTCTTAACCCCCCAGAAAATAGAATTTGAAAAGTACCCAAGTTATATTTTCTCTGATCCGTTACTTGATCCTGCCAAGCCGGCTAAAGTATACACTGAAACGTTGTCTGATAACCAAACCAATGATAAGGGTGAGGCAAACTTTGACTTGCGCCTAGATCGTTTTGAAAAAGCAACGTATCAATTAACTTTTTTTGCAGAAGGTTTTGAAGCAGAAGGGGGCCGAAGTGTCACAGCCCAAGCTAAAACGCTAATAAGTCCTTTACCTTATTTTATTGGTTATAAGCCAGATGGCGCACTTAATTATATAAAGCAAAATAGTATACGAGAGCTTAATTTTATTGCCGTTAATCCTAAGCTTAATTTACAATCTGTTAGTAATCTAAAAATTCAGCTATTGTCTTTACGGCCAGTAAGTACACTTGTTAAAAATGCTAATGGCACTTATCAATACCAATCAGTAATACAGACCAAAGTGGTTAATACAAATCCTATTGCTATTAATGAGCAAGGTACTAATTATACGTTGCCCACTGATCAAATTGGTGATTTTGCTTTAAGTATCTTAGATGAAAATAATGTTGAATTAAACCGCATTAAATTTTCAGTAGTGGGCACAAGCCAATTACCATTAGCTAAAAATGCTGAGCTTAATGTTAAGCTTAACAAGGCTGAATATAGTGCTGGTGACGAGATCGAGTTGCAAGTTACAGCACCCTATACTGGCTCAGGATTAATTACTATCGAACGTGACAAAGTCTATGCGACGCAATGGTTTAAGACCGACACAACAAGTTCAGTACAAAGGATCCACATTCCAGAAAATTTTCAAGGCAATGGTTATGTTAATATTGCCTTTATTCGTGACTGGAATTCGCCTGAGTTATTTATTAGTCCACTCAGCTATAACGTTATTCCTTTTAAATTAAATCATGATAATCACGCTGTCCATATACAACTGGATACAGCTAAACTAGTGAAGCCGGGTGATAATTTAACCATTAAATATAGCACTGATAAGCCTGGGAAAATAATCGTATTTGCTGTTGATGAAGGCATATTACAAGTGGTTAAATATCCAAAGCCTGATCCTCTGGCTTTCTTTTTCCAAAAGCGTGCTTTAGAAGTGCTGACCCAGCAAACAGTTGATCAAATTTTACCAAAGTATATTCGGGAAAGAGAATTATCAACCGTAGGAGGGGATGGCAGCGAAGAGCTTCTTGCAGCTCATCTTAATCCCTTTAAACGTAAAACAGATTTACCGGTTGTTTTTTGGTCAGGAATTGTTACTGCCGATTCTAATCAACGGGAATTAATTTATCAGATACCTAATTACTTTAATGGCTCTATAAAAGTAATGGCAGTAGCGGTTGCGGACAATGCGGTGGGCTCTACTGATAAGTCGCTTGAAGTGCGTGGCAATTTTATTATTAATCCAAATGTTCCTACTTTTGTTACACCTAATGATAACTTTGAGATTACCGCAAGTGTTGCCAATAATATTCAGGGCTCAGGAGACAAGACACCCATCACTGTTAAATTACTTACTACCCCTGGCTTAGAAATCATAGGGCCTAACAAAGCAACGGTTAATATTGGCGAAGGACATGAAGGCGTGGTGCAATTTAAAGTAAGAGCTAAATCTGATTTAGGTTCTGCTAAAGTGACACTGGAAGCTAGTTTAAATGATAAAACCAGTAAGATGGATGCAACCTTAAGTATAAGGCCTGCTAGTCCCTTTATTACAACGGTTGATAGCCAAGTTGTAAGTGATGTACAAAAAACAGTTAATCTTACACGCAATTTATACTCAGAATATCGACAAGTAAATATCGCTGCATCCACTAATCCACTTATTTTAGTGAATGGATTGCAGCATTATTTAGATAATTTCCCTTACGGTTGTACCGAACAATTAACAAGCAAAGCGATGCCTTTGTTAGCAATGGCTAATAAAGATTGGTATCTAAACATAAAGGATAAAAGTCAAGCTCTTACGAAGGTGCAAGACACAATTCAATTGCTAAGCCAACGGCAAATGTCTAATGGTGCTTTTAGTTATTGGCCATCCGCTAGTGATAAATATAATGATACCTTTGCTTCTATTTATGCACTACATTTTTTAACTGAAGCAAGAGATCAAGGTTATGTTGTTCCTAATGATCTCATGTCAATTGGTATAAGTTATTTAAAAGACTTTGTATCACAAAATGCGCAAGATGCTGAAACTGCACGTCTGCAGGCTTACGCAATTTATATTTTGACGCGTAACGAAATTGTAACGACAAATTATTTAACAAATTTACAACTTTATTTAGATAGAGATAAAACTAATAATTGGCAAAAAACCATAACCGGCGCCTATCTGGCAGCAACGTATAAATTGCTAAAAAGTGAAACTAATGCAGAGCAATTAATTAGGCGCTATCAAGTACACAATACAAGTTTGCCAAATACAGATTTTTACAATGCTAATCTTGCGGATGCGCAATATTTGTATCTCATATCTAAGCATTTTCCTGATAAATTACCAAAATTAGGTAATGGTTTAATTATGTCATTAGTAAAAGCTATCAGCAGTGATGAGCTAAATACACTATTGTCAGGTTATGCAAGCTTAGCTTTAACGTCTTATGGGCAAGCAAATCAACCTGATCCTAACCAGCAGCCTCTAGTTATTCGTGAATTGTTACCAAATAACCAGCAAAAAATATTGGATGCATCTAATACCTTATTTAAAAAAGCAGCTATCTCTGAAAATGCTAAACAAGTTATCATTGATAACCCTGACAAGACGGCCTATTTTTATCAGTTAACTCAAGCAGGCTTTAATAAACAAATACCTGCAAAGGAAGTTAAACAAGGCTTAGAAATCTATCGCGAATATTTATCTCCGGATGGTAAGCCAATTACCAATACAAATTTAGGCACCGAAATAGAAGTACGGATTAAAATTCGAGCCTTAGATGATCAATACGTCAATAATATTGCTATTACTGACCTATTACCCGGTGGTTTTGAAGTAGTTAATGATTCAGTTAACCTTAATCAAGTAGATTATGCTGACCTACGAGAGGATAGGGCGCTTTTCTTTATTGGTGTAGGCAGTGAGGCAAAAGAAATTCGCTACCACATCAAAGCAACAAGCGTGGGTAAATTCATTGTACCACCTATTTATGCAGAATCCATGTATTATCCGGCCATACAAGCACAAGGAAAAGCCGCAAATATTACTGTAGATAACCTAAGCTAACGCGAGCTAATACAAATTAAACAAGCCTGATTAACTTACAAAAAGTCTTCTAATTAAACGTCTTAAACGATAACGAAAATGAAAATAAATAACCCATAATAATTTAGCACATTACCAAATTTATATTCAAAAAAAATTAAAGAAGATACAAACAAAATTGGGATTGTACCTATAAAATAACTGCTATATATTATGCCCAAGTTATTAACACATAGAGGATTAAAAAGAATAATGAATTGGATTACTGAGCGTAAAAAATTTCAAAAACAATTACAAAATCACCTTCATTCTGCCTTAACAATAAATAATCATGAACTCAAAAATAAACTATATGACAATCATCTGGTTATTCAAGGACAAAAATTCTTATTAAGTTTAGAAGAATTAAAAAATATCTTAAATAAAGGAACTCAGCCACTTTTACTAGCTATTTTATCAACAGCAACTTTATGTTTAGAAAATCCTACCCATGAAAACATTAATGCTCTAAAAACGCAATATAACTATTTAAAACTGCGCTTAGAGGAAAATAAAAAAAGTAATAAAGCAGCAACAGGCATTGGTTTGTTTTTTAATTCAATTTACTCTATATCTGGTTTCATAGCAGGCCTAACAGGGTTTGTGATGATGAGTGAAGCAATGGCAGCTCTTGCTGGAGCCACAGCGAGTGCATTAGTTTTAGCGACTGGACCCTGGGGCGCATTAGCATTAGGTTTAGGCGCAGTCATGATAGGTACTGCAATTGCTGTTATTAAGGGCCAATCGGTTGTTGAAGAAGTGAAATTCCTTGCTGATAAACAAACTAAAGGCATAGGGGAGTTTATAAATCTTCTAGATGCCCCACATACAGTTGATGCTGATCAAGTAGTGCCTGAGGAAACACGCAGTAATTCTTACGCCTTCATTTAAGCAGTCATTGACGTTAATATACGACGTGGGCCTTTAAACGTGGCCCGGCCATGCATCGCTAAAATGCATGATATCGCCTCTCTTCCAAGGAATAGAGGCAGTGCATTTATCCAAGATATCCATAATATGATAAATATCCTTGCGCGAGATTTTATCTCCATCAGCAAAAGTAACTTCATGCAAACGTGTTAAGCGGCGAAAATAAACTAATTTGGCAGCTAGGAATCTTAATAACCCTAATAACTTAGGACTAAAATCGAATAAGTGTGCTTGATTAAACCAAACCGTTTCTTTGGTAATGGGGTGTTGTAACAAAGGCGACATAGTATGTTTAAGTTCAATCCAATTCTTTCCTAGCCAATGCAATTCAATATTACTTTTTTTGCAAAACTGCATCACTTCTTCGGGATCAGTCGTTTCAAATACTTCTAACCAGGATTTATGTGAGCGTGCAAAATGATTAATTAAATCCATCAGCTTACTTTTCTGATAATAGTGGGAAATGTAGGTGATTTTTTTATCTTGAAAGCGCGCCACGAGTTTTGGATCAAGTTGTTTATAGACTTCTCGCGCATCACCAATAATAGTTTCACCTCGAGTCGCAGGTTCAATTTCACAAAAGAAATAAATATGTTTAGGGTAGGTTTGTAAATATGAAAGCTCTTGATGGAGAGGAATATAAATCTTAGGTGGCGCTTCAGTAGACGTATAGATGCCATCCATTAATTTACTTCTGGGGCTATCTCCGCCTACGTAGCTAAAAAATTTTCCTAAGCTTAGTTTTTCAATAAAATATGCAAATTGACTAGCTTCTGTTACAGGTAAATTACGAAAAATTATTGCGCCATATGTTAATAATAGTGTTTCGAATTCTTGTTTATAAGCTAGTAAATTCTCTAAAATGCTTGCTAATGTCAGTTTTTTTCTTAGCGTGGCTACTACAGGAAAAGATTCATGAATATCAAATATATCCATTATAATCTCCATCCATGAAGATAAATTTCGCTATAAATATACGTTTAAACTAGTAAAAATGGCAAGTAAATAATTTTAATCTTTGCATTCCTTATTAAATTAGTTAAAGTATTTGCAATGATGCATTTAAAATAAGGAAATGATTATGAATCAAAAATTAAAAATGGGTGCCTATAGTTTATTATTAATCGCGTCTACCCAAGCTAGTCATGCGGCAGCGAATAACTCAGCTTCGGCACCTGCTCAATCAGTAAATACACAAATTATGCAACTAAATAACCAAATTCAAAATCAATTTAAGCAAATGCAAGCGCAACATCAGCAACAAATAACCACTTTAAATACTCAAATACAACAGCAATTAAAGCAATTACAAACCACCTTTCAAGGTCAAATACAAGAGCTAAATACGCAGACTCAAAATCAGCTTAAACAAATTCAAGCAGGCTTGCAGCAACAAATGACACAATTACAAAGTCAAATTAATCGGATGGGTAAGCTGGGAGGCTAACCACCTGCTTTATAATTTTGAGACAAAGGGATTGCCTTGAATATAAAAGCGTAATGGCTTCTCTGCCCATTCTTTAGCATAAGCAACACCGATTCTTGGTCGGGTTACCATAGTAAATGATGGGCTATCTTCACTAATGGCAAGGTAAAAGTTATCACTTAATAAGTCATGCCCATTTAATTCTTTATTGATGTGCATTGCTCTACAAAGCAAACCCGGCCCTTGGGTGCGCTCAGTAATATGTTGAATAGGCTCAAGTGCTCTTATTAAGACTGCCGAGCCAAAACCTTCTTCTGCGGTAACCACATTCATGCAATGATACATACCATAGATTAAATAAACATAAGCAAAGCCTGGCGGGCCATACATAATTTTAGTTCTAGGCGTTATGCCTTTTGAAGCATGAGAGGCTAAATCATGAGGTCCAAGGTATGCTTCAACTTCAACAATTCGTCCTATTTTTTCTTGCTTATTAACCACATGTATAAGATATTTACCCAGTAATTGCTGGGCGACAGTTAGGGCATCATTGGCATAAAATTCGCGCTTAAGTTTTTCCATTTTAGTAAGTCATTTAAAATGGTTAGTTTAATGGATTATTGAGAATTGAAAAAGGCTACTTATGAATTATTATCTCATGTTAAAAATGTTACATATTTTTGGGGTAGTTTTATTCTTAGGCAATATCATCGTAACCGGATTTTGGAAAGGCTTTGCTGACATAAGTCGTGACTGGAAAGTCATTGCTTTTTCGCAGCGCCTGGTAACTTACACAGATATTATTTTTACGACAACTGGCGTTATTATTATCGCAATCACCGGTTTATTAATGGCTAGCTATTTCCATAATTTTCTATCAGTTAAATGGATTGTATGGGGAATTAGTTTATTTATTATATCTGGTCTTATCTGGGTAATCATACTAATACCACTCCAAATAAAATTGCATCGCCTAGCAAATTTATTTAAAAACAGTGAAACGATTCCAGTTACTTACTGGCAGTATGAAACATGGTGGATGGTGTTTGGAACCATTGCGACTATTTTGCCGCTCATGAATTTATATTGGATGGTTTTTAAACCCAGTTAAGTAGGTTGGGCCATGGACCCAACCTACATTTGTTAAATTAAAAGGATAAATTGCGCGTAAATTTAACTACACATTTAAGCTAGTTTGCTCAACCTTGTCTACATCGTCCGGCACTTGTAAGCTTGGTATTGCGGGGGTGAATACACCAAAGGTAGTTACGCCTGAAGATGTAACTAGCGGCGATAGCGAAAAAGCTGGATAGAAGGCCGGAGAATCTGGCGACTCAATTTCTAATGGTGCTTCTTCCATTTGAGTTTGCAGTGCTCGTTGAATATCATCAAGGTAAACTGACCACTTAAATTGACCGACACCTTCATTATGCGCAGACACACAATATGCGTACCCGTTTGCTTGGGCAGCTTGAATCATAGCGCGGTAATCTGCTTGACTGTCATCCATAATATAAATGCTATCAATAGATTCATTTCCTTTTTGTTGTTGTATATGCCAATTAACATCAGTATATTTACGGCCTGAATCCATAATATTTATTTTGTTAATCTCTTCTGCGCTAAAACCCTGATATTGAAGCATAGCTTGAATATAATCTGCTCGATTTTTAGTAACGATACTAATAATAACATTTTCTTGTTGTAGTAATTCGTGGAAGAAGATCACTGCATCTTTATGCATGAGCATATCTGCATCTTCTTTCGTGTAGTCAAAATCACTCGTAAATTCACCAAATTTTGTTCTAAATAACTGTTGAACTTCTTCGTTATTCTTTAAAGGGCTTAAGCGATAATTATTCTTATCTGGCGCTTGTTGCAAGGAAGCATAAAAAGTAGAAAACACGGTTTTACTGCCATCTCTGCCAGTAATCGTACCATCAAAATCAGTATAAATTAAAGTTTTGCCCATTATCTTTCCTATTTCGGTTGGAATTGGCGCAAGGATAACTGATTATTATTAAGACAATATTAAGAAAAAATAAGCTGTTGGGCGGCAGTAGATATAGCATATCGAATTTCGCAGCTAAATATTAATCCACTCTCCGGTATCGTAAAAATTCCAAATTTGCTCTAGATATGGGTCAATATTGATATTTTTCTCTTTTAACCAATCTTGATTATAATAAGTTTCATTGTAGAGATGGCCACTATCGCCAGCAATGGCAACAAGTGAGCCTGGCTTATTTTCTTGTAGTAAGTTTGCAATTAACTTAAATGATCCATAAAGCGTTGTGCCTGTTGACGCACCAAATCTTAAACCGGTTAATTTTTCTAAAAAGTGCAGGGCCGCAATGCTGCCTGCATCAGGAATTTTCATCATGTGAGAAATAACATTAGGAAAGAAAGAGGCGGGAATATAACTTCTACCAATACCTTCAATACGTGAGCAGGATGGCATAGT
Proteins encoded in this window:
- a CDS encoding alpha-2-macroglobulin family protein, translating into MNDTPIAKKKTKFNSFLALILGQVHWSSPPWIGYLQRKAKNRPGLFWSITVFLLLGLLTALYSYHWYINLPKPQLITANIAPPKITPLADTLKPDILGIDFGLRTDKEFIPKSVAPLELVDKEVSQYIQLKPALKGVWAWEGDHRLVFTPDEDWPAGQTYTIQFGKEFFAKGTRMESLAYSFSTEPFQAQIKEFKFYQDPVDPKVRQAVATVDFNFPVDSDSFEKKVSLLLQDIKNEKLNLAAQHFKWTVDYDEHKRTAYIRSETLPITAIERYLVLTIDKGVKSSTGSSSLAQEITKNLLIPDAASYFKITNTAASIVRNEQDRPEQVLTIESSIGITDTQVNKSLHVYLLSENYPATKLETEKLNYEWQNPGEVTPAILSLAKPIALQPIPADRNYATLHSYKFNVQGPRYLYLKIDKGARAFGNFALTNDYAAIIKVPELPKEISFLHKGALLALSGEKKLSVLVRGVPAVKFEIARVLPGNINQLITQTEGDFNNPRFVNYTFNQQNISEIFSEVQSFDDSDLTKQQYTALDLTKYLSAPVDGMKGLFLLKATGWDLVNKNALDVRASRLILITDLGMLVKDNSNGSHDVFVESITGGNPIAGVEVSILGKNGLPIFSSLTDNQGRVSFPTLKDFIDDREPVVYLARLGNDVSFIPYNNANRQLNYSRFDVGGLYSNNQELPSLSAYLFSDRGIYRPGDVAHLGMVIKQAYAQPQPPGLPLEAIIVDPRGTTVYDQKYTLDATGFLSFDFKTNPSSPTGQYSVYLYTVKDKHTESILGNTTIKVAEFQPDRMRITTQILPTPSTAGWIAPAKVTAHVNLWNLYGAPAENRRVGAKILLTPQKIEFEKYPSYIFSDPLLDPAKPAKVYTETLSDNQTNDKGEANFDLRLDRFEKATYQLTFFAEGFEAEGGRSVTAQAKTLISPLPYFIGYKPDGALNYIKQNSIRELNFIAVNPKLNLQSVSNLKIQLLSLRPVSTLVKNANGTYQYQSVIQTKVVNTNPIAINEQGTNYTLPTDQIGDFALSILDENNVELNRIKFSVVGTSQLPLAKNAELNVKLNKAEYSAGDEIELQVTAPYTGSGLITIERDKVYATQWFKTDTTSSVQRIHIPENFQGNGYVNIAFIRDWNSPELFISPLSYNVIPFKLNHDNHAVHIQLDTAKLVKPGDNLTIKYSTDKPGKIIVFAVDEGILQVVKYPKPDPLAFFFQKRALEVLTQQTVDQILPKYIRERELSTVGGDGSEELLAAHLNPFKRKTDLPVVFWSGIVTADSNQRELIYQIPNYFNGSIKVMAVAVADNAVGSTDKSLEVRGNFIINPNVPTFVTPNDNFEITASVANNIQGSGDKTPITVKLLTTPGLEIIGPNKATVNIGEGHEGVVQFKVRAKSDLGSAKVTLEASLNDKTSKMDATLSIRPASPFITTVDSQVVSDVQKTVNLTRNLYSEYRQVNIAASTNPLILVNGLQHYLDNFPYGCTEQLTSKAMPLLAMANKDWYLNIKDKSQALTKVQDTIQLLSQRQMSNGAFSYWPSASDKYNDTFASIYALHFLTEARDQGYVVPNDLMSIGISYLKDFVSQNAQDAETARLQAYAIYILTRNEIVTTNYLTNLQLYLDRDKTNNWQKTITGAYLAATYKLLKSETNAEQLIRRYQVHNTSLPNTDFYNANLADAQYLYLISKHFPDKLPKLGNGLIMSLVKAISSDELNTLLSGYASLALTSYGQANQPDPNQQPLVIRELLPNNQQKILDASNTLFKKAAISENAKQVIIDNPDKTAYFYQLTQAGFNKQIPAKEVKQGLEIYREYLSPDGKPITNTNLGTEIEVRIKIRALDDQYVNNIAITDLLPGGFEVVNDSVNLNQVDYADLREDRALFFIGVGSEAKEIRYHIKATSVGKFIVPPIYAESMYYPAIQAQGKAANITVDNLS
- a CDS encoding TauD/TfdA family dioxygenase produces the protein MDIFDIHESFPVVATLRKKLTLASILENLLAYKQEFETLLLTYGAIIFRNLPVTEASQFAYFIEKLSLGKFFSYVGGDSPRSKLMDGIYTSTEAPPKIYIPLHQELSYLQTYPKHIYFFCEIEPATRGETIIGDAREVYKQLDPKLVARFQDKKITYISHYYQKSKLMDLINHFARSHKSWLEVFETTDPEEVMQFCKKSNIELHWLGKNWIELKHTMSPLLQHPITKETVWFNQAHLFDFSPKLLGLLRFLAAKLVYFRRLTRLHEVTFADGDKISRKDIYHIMDILDKCTASIPWKRGDIMHFSDAWPGHV
- a CDS encoding DNA-3-methyladenine glycosylase — protein: MEKLKREFYANDALTVAQQLLGKYLIHVVNKQEKIGRIVEVEAYLGPHDLASHASKGITPRTKIMYGPPGFAYVYLIYGMYHCMNVVTAEEGFGSAVLIRALEPIQHITERTQGPGLLCRAMHINKELNGHDLLSDNFYLAISEDSPSFTMVTRPRIGVAYAKEWAEKPLRFYIQGNPFVSKL
- a CDS encoding DUF2269 family protein: MNYYLMLKMLHIFGVVLFLGNIIVTGFWKGFADISRDWKVIAFSQRLVTYTDIIFTTTGVIIIAITGLLMASYFHNFLSVKWIVWGISLFIISGLIWVIILIPLQIKLHRLANLFKNSETIPVTYWQYETWWMVFGTIATILPLMNLYWMVFKPS